Proteins from a single region of Thermoplasmata archaeon:
- a CDS encoding aminopeptidase, giving the protein MSEYEALAKNVIRRTLQIKPNENVIVETWNHGLPIAAEIVYQVRAAGARPMLLFEDEDAYWRSIKTLPESKLGQVGSHEWKAVGEADGYAFIPGPADITKVREAGKKYSAATAYNDEWYRRAKRNRLRGARIGLGYVTEARARAYGFDLPAWRSMVLEASSVDGREIVREGRKVKRALAGRGRLEITHPNGTRFSCDLVGRPAGIEDGIITKEDLDEGENMANLPAGEAFVVPDEKSGEGTIVFDRPIAWLGQWIRDVRIAFDGGRLTKFSASENEDFIRSDWDEAKGPKDLLGYIDIGLNPKARSGFLQDAIVAGNVYVAVGANDEVPGGKNKTDFYFGASLTGATVTIEGRPVVRNGTLTAGS; this is encoded by the coding sequence ATGTCCGAGTACGAAGCCCTCGCGAAGAACGTCATCCGGCGGACGTTGCAGATCAAGCCGAACGAGAACGTGATCGTGGAGACGTGGAACCACGGTCTCCCGATCGCGGCGGAGATCGTCTACCAGGTGCGTGCGGCCGGCGCCCGCCCGATGCTCCTCTTCGAGGATGAGGACGCGTATTGGCGGTCCATCAAGACGCTCCCGGAATCGAAACTCGGACAGGTGGGGAGCCACGAGTGGAAGGCCGTGGGGGAGGCGGACGGCTACGCCTTCATCCCGGGCCCCGCCGACATCACGAAGGTCCGCGAGGCCGGCAAGAAGTACAGCGCCGCGACGGCGTACAACGACGAGTGGTATCGTCGCGCGAAGCGGAACCGGCTTCGGGGCGCGCGGATCGGACTCGGCTACGTCACGGAGGCGCGTGCGCGGGCGTACGGGTTCGACCTGCCCGCGTGGCGGTCGATGGTGCTCGAGGCGAGTTCCGTGGACGGGCGGGAAATCGTCCGGGAGGGGCGGAAGGTCAAACGCGCCCTCGCGGGCCGGGGCCGTCTCGAAATCACCCATCCGAATGGGACCCGGTTCTCGTGCGACCTCGTCGGCCGCCCGGCGGGGATCGAGGACGGGATCATCACGAAAGAGGACCTCGATGAGGGCGAGAACATGGCAAACCTCCCGGCGGGCGAGGCGTTCGTCGTGCCGGACGAGAAGTCGGGCGAGGGGACGATCGTGTTCGACCGGCCGATCGCGTGGCTCGGCCAGTGGATCCGAGACGTGCGGATCGCGTTCGACGGCGGCCGGCTGACGAAGTTCTCCGCGTCCGAGAACGAAGATTTCATCCGGTCGGATTGGGACGAGGCGAAAGGACCGAAGGACCTCCTCGGGTACATCGATATCGGGCTGAATCCGAAGGCACGGTCCGGATTCCTCCAGGATGCGATCGTTGCGGGGAACGTCTACGTCGCCGTCGGCGCGAACGACGAAGTCCCGGGCGGGAAGAACAAGACGGACTTCTACTTCGGTGCGAGCCTCACGGGAGCGACGGTCACGATCGAGGGTCGACCCGTGGTCCGAAACGGGACGCTGACAGCCGGAAGCTAG
- a CDS encoding DNA methyltransferase, with protein sequence MIRAKRSVDPRNRLNDLTGKEWLQLSRSWWFQTGLGKNHPEASIEAMHPAPFSFHDIRKLVQFFTKPGMTVLDPFCGVASTLKAAALCERNAIGIELSPRWVRLGKRRLEEELPEHVRSKVRIRFIRGDCIRRLPKLARKSVDFIVTSPPYWNILNKDPDHKVISERLDRGLETRYSKSLSDLGNVDDYDTYLMKLRRAFRQCLGVLKRGRYMVVIVGDFRHKSVFYPFHIHAAVEGEKAGFRLRGVLLLIQGEKRLFPYGYPFDFVPNIHHQYALIFQRPVRSAPNPSRVFGMNGL encoded by the coding sequence ATGATTCGAGCGAAGCGATCGGTTGACCCTCGCAACCGGTTGAATGATCTCACCGGCAAGGAGTGGCTACAATTGTCTCGTTCATGGTGGTTCCAGACGGGGCTTGGCAAGAACCATCCTGAGGCCTCAATCGAGGCAATGCATCCCGCTCCATTCTCGTTTCACGACATCCGCAAACTTGTGCAGTTTTTCACAAAGCCAGGCATGACTGTCCTCGATCCATTCTGCGGCGTGGCTTCAACATTGAAGGCCGCTGCGTTGTGCGAGAGGAATGCGATCGGGATCGAACTTTCACCTCGCTGGGTACGCTTGGGGAAACGCCGTCTTGAGGAGGAGTTACCAGAGCATGTTCGATCCAAAGTCCGAATCCGATTCATCCGCGGAGATTGCATAAGAAGGCTTCCGAAACTCGCGAGGAAGAGCGTGGACTTCATTGTAACCAGCCCCCCCTACTGGAACATTCTCAACAAGGATCCCGATCACAAAGTAATCTCCGAGAGATTAGATCGAGGTCTAGAGACTCGCTACTCGAAGAGCCTGTCGGACCTGGGGAATGTCGATGATTATGACACATATTTGATGAAGTTGCGTCGAGCATTCCGGCAATGCCTTGGGGTTCTCAAGCGTGGACGATACATGGTGGTGATTGTCGGCGACTTCCGTCACAAAAGCGTGTTCTACCCATTCCACATCCACGCTGCGGTTGAAGGCGAGAAAGCCGGTTTCCGCCTTCGCGGGGTACTCCTGCTCATCCAAGGCGAAAAGCGGTTGTTTCCCTACGGATACCCCTTTGACTTTGTTCCGAATATCCATCATCAGTACGCACTGATCTTCCAGCGACCAGTTCGCTCGGCACCAAATCCTTCTCGAGTCTTCGGCATGAACGGACTATAG